In Tripterygium wilfordii isolate XIE 37 chromosome 23, ASM1340144v1, whole genome shotgun sequence, one genomic interval encodes:
- the LOC119993374 gene encoding uncharacterized protein LOC119993374 encodes MEMEGGEKTRIFVGGLGESVTSDDLRKVFASYGGIEALDIIRTKGRSFAYLDFSPSSDKSLPKLFSTYNGCVWKGARLRLEKAKEDYLTSLKREWAEDVQVEVDKSTNAIDGDKNTNFGEKLRKCPELEKKQLHFFFPKLGKVKSLPFSGTGKHKYSFKRVEVPSLPMYFCDCEEHSGIPQSAEERRNSELDVHSGVLNEEELNIMDSVMDKLFARESLKKNVLSGNELIDQGEHSVKMNGAQRLDDNEVYSSAEDDNLILNVVMRAANRVGSSDSQKQETFLDNQKARFNKKRHSKDDPTHNEHKIQKRRTLPANKERKSLHKEIDGDQYTCAIPGGKSNLLTQTNGSLKLLNTSPTEKRISSLHEKADKFGSTVLEEEENLQNHSSGSKEIMEAQPVEHQSGVKSSTNLSWSENHSVSDGGKSAFSVSHLLPGNSSLNEKQLISDDILYSTEKQILERNEKPQLQSENREVEDLGQTGKLVAVKGLADTQTSQPSAEWNKSGRGAAWCNKKSWTQLIGESKSSSFSITQLVPAITFTKQEPKTLGNMGAVNSNGSTASNLANEDTNEHARKGSIAPAVVKEGDDVTSTLVKDQRVPAHENKASASKVGKPHNFVPKQTSAVDVSIGETCLFMRSDASLKEWAKAKAAISGSRKRRGNNK; translated from the exons atggagatggaagGAGGAGAAAAGACGAGAATTTTTGTTGGAGGATTGGGGGAGAGCGTGACAAGCGATGATCTTCGCAAGGTGTTTGCATCTTATGGTGGGATCGAAGCCTTAGACATCATAAGGACCAAAGGCCGCAGCTTTGCCTACTTAGACTTCTCTCCCTCTTCCGACAAATCTCTTCCCAAGCTCTTCAGCACG TATAATGGGTGTGTCTGGAAGGGTGCAAGGCTGCGGCTTGAAAAGGCAAAAGAAGATTATCTTACTAGCTTGAAACGAGAGTGGGCTGAAGATGTTCAAGTGGAAGTTGACAAATCTACCAACGCCATTGATGGAGATAAGAATACAAACTTTGGGGAAAAACTCAGGAAATGTCCAGAGTTGGAAAAGAAACAGCTTCACTTTTTCTTCCCTAAACTGGGAAAG GTGAAATCACTTCCCTTCAGCGGAACTGGAAAGCACAAATACAGTTTCAAGCGTGTTGAAGTTCCTTCTCTCCCAATGTATTTCTGTGATTGTGAGGAACATTCTGGTATTCCTCAGTCTGCTGAAGAAAGACGAAATTCTGAGCTGGATGTGCACAGCGGGGTGTTGAATGAGGAAGAGCTTAATATTATGGACTCCGTGATGGACAAGCTATTCGCAAGAGAAAGTCTTAAAAAGAATGTGCTTAGTGGGAATGAACTGATCGATCAGGGAGAGCATTCCGTCAAAATGAATGGTGCTCAGAGACTTGATGATAACGAAGTGTACAGTTCTGCAGAGGATGATAATCTCATCCTTAATGTAGTGATGAGGGCAGCTAACAGAGTGGGTTCATCGGATAGTCAGAAACAAGAAACATTCTTGGATAATCAG AAAGCAAGATTCAATAAGAAGCGACACTCAAAAGATGATCCTACTCATAATGAGCATAAAATACAGAAACGAAGAACTTTACCCGCTAATAAGGAGAGGAAATCCCTTCACAAAGAAATTGATGGAGATCAATATACATGTGCAATTCCTGGAGGCAAGTCAAATTTGCTAACTCAAACGAATGGTTCATTGAAACTGTTGAACACTTCTCCGACTGAGAAGAGAATATCATCTCTTCATGAAAAAGCAGATAAATTTGGGTCTACTGTTTTGGAAGAGGAGGAGAATTTGCAAAATCACTCAAGTGGCTCAAAAGAAATAATGGAGGCTCAACCTGTGGAGCATCAATCAGGTGTCAAATCATCTACCAATCTATCATGGTCTGAAAATCATTCAGTTAGTGATGGGGGCAAAAGTGCTTTCAGCGTCTCACATTTATTGCCTGGCAATTCTTCTTTAAATGAAAAGCAGCTCATATCCGACGACATTCTCTACTCCACTGAGAAGCAGATCTTGGAAAGGAATGAAAAGCCGCAACTTCAATCAGAGAACAGAGAAGTGGAGGACCTAGGCCAAACAGGAAAATTAGTGGCAGTGAAGGGGCTCGCAGATACTCAGACTTCCCAACCTAGCGCTGAATGGAATAAGTCAGGCAGGGGTGCTGCATGGTGCAACAAAAAGTCATGGACACAATTGATTGGTGAGAGTAAGAGCAGTTCATTCAGTATCACACAACTTGTGCCTGCTATTACTTTCACGAAACAAGAGCCAAAAACACTTGGCAATATGGGTGCTGTAAACTCTAATGGTAGCACAGCTAGCAATTTAGCAAATGAGGATACAAATGAACATGCCAGAAAGGGGTCTATTGCTCCTGCAGTTGTGAAAGAAGGTGATGATGTAACAAGCACTTTGGTAAAAGATCAGCGGGTTCCTGCACATGAAAATAAGGCTTCTGCCTCAAAAGTAGGGAAACCACACAACTTTGTGCCAAAGCAAACATCTGCCGTAGATGTTAGCATTGGcgaaacttgcttgtttatgaGGAGTGATGCTTCCTTAAAAGAGTGGGCAAAAGCTAAAGCAGCAATAAGTGGGTCACGCAAGAGGAGAGGTAATAACAAGTAG
- the LOC119993377 gene encoding uncharacterized protein LOC119993377 — MENGGAVPSEKQQGASYTYWVREATQEAAPLPVPRKLTSEDLSSQPRPAALGSVWNRAGTWEEKNLNKWASDRIKELLKSVGFLEFSDGKAEITNVPKCIGDAFLVTVRNKKRVGYTYELTLTIKGEWKIREDNKMVEAHIDIPEFSFGELDDLQMEVRISEEKDLLHQDKLQINQDLKRFLEPVREILLQFEQELKDR, encoded by the exons ATGGAGAATGGAGGAGCAGTGCCCTCAGAGAAACAACAAGGGGCGTCATACACGTATTGGGTGAGGGAAGCGACTCAAGAGGCAGCGCCTCTCCCGGTCCCCCGCAAGCTTACTTCCGAGGATCTCTCCTCCCAGCCTCGGCCCGCGGCTCTCGGTTCCGTCTGGAATCGG GCTGGAACCTGGGAGGAGAAAAACCTTAACAAATGGGCAAGTGACAGGATAAAG GAATTGCTTAAATCGGTGGGCTTTTTGGAGTTTTCCGATGGCAAAGCAGAAATTACCAATGTTCCAAAGTGCATAGGCGAC GCATTTTTGGTGACCGTGCGGAACAAGAAACGTGTCGGCTATACTTATGAGTTGACATTGACGATCAAAG GGGAGTGGAAAATCAGAGAGGACAATAAGATGGTTGAAGCTCATATTGATATTCCGGAGTTCTCCTTTGGAGAGCTAGATGATTTGCAG ATGGAAGTGCGGATAAGTGAAGAAAAGGATCTGTTGCATCAAGATAAGTTGCAGATTAACCAGGACTTGAAGCGGTTTTTGGAGCCTGTTCGCGAAATATTGCTTCAGTTTGAGCAGGAACTCAAAGATAGATAG
- the LOC119993847 gene encoding sodium/pyruvate cotransporter BASS2, chloroplastic yields the protein MASISRFVLKDCNFKTCDVVYRSDSCFLAGRAQAHLDVRGVYLPENGRSLTLQSKSQSPILSLASPSTISKNKRNSPVLCNAVTNMSGDVPNSTPGGMSKYEKIIETLTTLFPVWVVLGTIVGIYKPEAVTWLETDLFTLGLGFLMLSMGLTLTFEDFRRCLRNPWTVGVGFLAQYLIKPMLGFVIAMSLKLSAPLATGLILVSCCPGGQASNVATYISKGNVALSVLMTTCSTIGAIVMTPLLTKLLAGQLVPVDAAGLALSTFQVVLVPTIVGVLSNEFFPKFTSKIVTITPLVGVILTTLLCASPIGQVSTVLKTQGAQLILPVALLHAAAFALGYWLSKTSFGESTSRTISIECGMQSSALGFLLAQKHFTNPLVAIPSAVSVVCMALGGSALAVFWRNRPIPSDDKDDFKE from the exons ATGGCGTCCATATCTAGATTTGTTCTCAAAGATTGCAACTTTAAGACATGCGATGTGGTTTATAGATCAGACTCTTGTTTCCTTGCTGGGAGAGCACAAGCTCATCTGG ATGTAAGAGGAGTTTATTTGCCTGAGAATGGAAGAAGTTTGACCCTTCAAAGCAAGTCACAGAGTCCAATTCTTTCTCTAGCATCCCCTTCTACAATTTCGAAGAACAAGAG GAACTCCCCAGTTTTATGCAATGCGGTGACAAATATGTCTGGAGATGTCCCCAATAGTACACCCGGTGGAATGAGCAAGTATGAGAAAATTATAGAAACTTTGACCACTCTTTTTCCTGTTTGG GTCGTATTGGGCACCATTGTTGGAATTTACAAGCCAGAAGCG GTCACTTGGTTGGAAACAGACCTTTTCACTCTTGGACTGGGTTTCCTCATGCTTTCAATGGGATTGACGTTGACATTTGAGGATTTTAGACGATGTCTACGAAATCCGTGGACT GTTGGTGTTGGATTTCTTGCTCAGTACTTAATCAAACCCATGCTTGGATTTGTAATTGCTATG TCTCTAAAGTTGTCTGCGCCCCTTGCAACTGGTCTTATATTGGTCTCATGTTGTCCTGGAGGCCAGGCATCTAATGTTGCAACCTATATATCCAAGGGGAATGTAGCACTTTCAGTTCTTATGACAAC CTGTTCAACTATTGGAGCTATTGTGATGACACCACTTCTTACTAAGCTTCTTGCGGGTCAGCTTGTTCCAGTTGATGCTGCG GGCCTGGCTCTCAGCACTTTTCAGGTTGTTTTGGTGCCAACGATTGTTGGAG TGTTATCAAATGAGTTCTTCCCGAAATTCACTTCGAAAATTGTTACAATCACACCTTTAGTTGGAGTTATTCTCACTACGCTGCTCTGTGCAAGCCCA ATAGGGCAAGTTTCAACTGTTCTGAAAACTCAAGGAGCACAATTGATACTTCCGGTGGCTCTCCTACATGCTGCTGCATTTGCTCTTGGTTATTGGCTCTCAAAAACATCGTTTGGTGAATCCACCTCTCGAACCATATCCATAGAGTGCGGGATGCAG AGCTCTGCGCTTGGATTTTTACTCGCTCAGAAACATTTCACAAATCCCCTCGTCGCCATCCCTTCAGCTGTTAGTGTAGTTTGCATGGCG CTTGGTGGGAGCGCTCTTGCCGTCTTTTGGAGGAACAGGCCAATTCCTTCTGATGACAAAGATGATTTCAAGGAATGA